From a single Methylosinus sp. H3A genomic region:
- a CDS encoding chloride channel protein, which yields MSEISEDDARALLALATLVGAGALPFLFRLAFGRRRPRRGRSRAAVAVALALGRPRRLVLLRAVGAERLLLLGDKADVVVESHVAAAASADVVAQAPSELAGLFPLGLVSLAAGVAVGTLCGVFRLVLDAAGRLRSAIPDWFQANPALGAAAMALGAAVATALAAFLVRRFVPAAVGSGIPHVESVIDGAEPPSPPLLLPVKFVGGVLAIGAGLALGREGPSVQMGATLAHQFGRFFRYDWRDQQSLLAAGAGAGLAAAFNAPLAGAAFVLEELLRRFDMRHATIALGASVGAISVVRLIAGPTPELSVAAHYPTGPLDVPLGLALGAATGLASLAYNRAILGALDIADRSPWPAEAKAALVGAGVGALGFFAPDLVGGGDLLTQKTLDGAFALEVLPLVFALRFALGVVSYAAGTPGGLFAPLLALGAEIGLFFGLLIPGLPIPGEDAQTTGMKFALIGMAAFFAAVVRAPLTGMILITEMTDSSELLLPMLAACFGAMAIAAVCRNEPIYDALKERSARLARRAET from the coding sequence ATGTCCGAAATTTCCGAGGATGACGCGCGCGCTCTCCTCGCTCTGGCGACGCTCGTCGGCGCCGGGGCGCTGCCTTTTCTGTTCCGTCTCGCCTTTGGTCGCCGCCGGCCGCGCCGAGGCCGCTCGCGCGCCGCCGTCGCGGTCGCGCTGGCGCTCGGCCGGCCGCGCCGCCTCGTTCTGCTCCGCGCCGTCGGGGCGGAGCGCCTGCTCCTGCTCGGCGACAAAGCCGATGTCGTCGTCGAATCCCATGTGGCCGCCGCCGCGTCGGCCGACGTCGTCGCGCAAGCGCCGTCGGAGCTTGCCGGGCTGTTTCCGCTCGGCCTCGTCTCGCTCGCGGCCGGGGTCGCGGTGGGGACGCTCTGCGGCGTCTTCCGCCTCGTCCTCGATGCGGCCGGGCGCTTGCGCTCCGCCATCCCGGACTGGTTTCAGGCAAATCCCGCGCTGGGCGCGGCGGCGATGGCGCTCGGCGCGGCGGTCGCCACGGCCCTCGCGGCTTTTCTCGTGCGTCGCTTCGTTCCGGCGGCGGTCGGCAGCGGCATTCCGCATGTCGAATCGGTCATCGACGGCGCCGAGCCGCCATCGCCGCCTCTGCTGCTGCCGGTGAAATTCGTCGGCGGGGTTCTGGCCATCGGCGCCGGCCTCGCGCTCGGCCGCGAGGGGCCGTCGGTGCAGATGGGCGCGACGCTCGCCCATCAGTTCGGCCGCTTCTTCCGCTATGACTGGCGCGATCAGCAATCGCTGCTCGCGGCCGGCGCCGGGGCGGGGCTCGCCGCGGCCTTCAACGCGCCGCTCGCCGGCGCCGCTTTCGTGCTCGAGGAGCTGCTGCGCCGCTTCGACATGCGCCATGCGACCATAGCGCTCGGCGCCTCGGTCGGGGCCATTTCCGTGGTGCGCCTCATCGCCGGGCCGACGCCGGAATTGAGCGTCGCCGCGCATTATCCGACCGGCCCTCTGGATGTTCCGCTCGGCCTCGCCCTCGGCGCGGCGACGGGGCTGGCGAGCCTCGCCTATAATCGCGCCATTCTCGGCGCGCTGGACATAGCCGACCGCTCGCCTTGGCCGGCCGAGGCGAAAGCCGCGCTGGTCGGCGCCGGCGTCGGCGCGCTCGGTTTCTTCGCGCCCGATCTCGTCGGCGGCGGCGATCTCCTCACACAGAAGACGCTGGACGGCGCCTTCGCGCTCGAGGTCTTACCGCTCGTCTTCGCGCTGCGTTTCGCGCTCGGCGTCGTCTCCTATGCGGCGGGGACGCCCGGCGGATTATTCGCGCCTCTGCTGGCGCTCGGCGCCGAGATCGGCCTGTTCTTCGGCCTACTGATTCCGGGCCTGCCGATTCCGGGCGAGGACGCGCAGACGACGGGAATGAAATTCGCGCTCATCGGCATGGCGGCTTTTTTCGCCGCCGTGGTGCGCGCGCCGCTCACCGGCATGATCCTGATCACCGAAATGACGGACAGCTCCGAGCTTTTGCTGCCCATGCTCGCCGCTTGCTTCGGGGCCATGGCCATCGCCGCCGTCTGCCGCAACGAGCCGATCTATGACGCGCTGAAGGAGCGCTCGGCCCGTCTCGCGCGGCGGGCGGAGACGTGA
- a CDS encoding quinoprotein dehydrogenase-associated SoxYZ-like carrier: MSPWTASLPARKTPHESAPEGSRSGLLRLRLATVAALCLSAGVAMAQEPKIDPWPGLVTDIFHGRAITPHEGVVALDAPKRAEDAAIVPMTISLVEPALRAATLVIDENPMPMAAAFSFGEGAGVQKIETRVRVNSYTNVHVVGRTADGALHSVVKFVKASGGCSAPAIKDQDEAASNLGKMKYREFASENPALHEAQIMIRHPNNSGLQMDPITRAYIPAHYVDKVEVRQGDALIFSMEGGISLSEDPSFRFVYKPNGAKTIRVEAHDNEGGVFKGEWPIGGAS; encoded by the coding sequence ATGAGCCCTTGGACAGCGAGCCTTCCGGCTCGCAAGACGCCGCACGAGAGCGCGCCCGAAGGCTCGCGATCCGGTCTCCTTCGTCTTCGTCTCGCGACCGTGGCGGCCCTGTGTCTGTCGGCCGGCGTCGCAATGGCCCAGGAGCCCAAGATCGATCCCTGGCCGGGCCTCGTCACCGATATTTTCCACGGCCGCGCGATCACGCCGCATGAGGGCGTGGTGGCGCTCGATGCGCCGAAGCGGGCCGAGGACGCCGCCATCGTGCCGATGACGATCTCCCTCGTCGAGCCGGCCTTGCGCGCGGCGACGCTGGTCATCGACGAGAATCCCATGCCCATGGCCGCGGCCTTCTCCTTCGGCGAGGGCGCCGGCGTCCAAAAGATCGAGACGCGCGTCCGGGTGAATTCCTACACAAATGTGCATGTCGTCGGCCGAACGGCGGACGGCGCGCTGCATTCCGTGGTGAAATTCGTGAAGGCTTCGGGCGGCTGCTCGGCGCCGGCCATCAAGGACCAGGACGAGGCCGCCAGCAATCTCGGCAAGATGAAATATCGGGAGTTCGCCAGCGAGAACCCCGCTCTTCACGAGGCGCAGATCATGATCCGCCATCCCAATAATTCGGGATTGCAGATGGACCCGATCACCCGCGCCTATATTCCCGCCCATTATGTCGACAAGGTCGAGGTGCGGCAGGGCGACGCGCTGATCTTCTCCATGGAGGGCGGCATATCGCTCTCCGAGGATCCGTCCTTCCGCTTCGTCTATAAGCCCAATGGCGCCAAGACGATCCGCGTCGAGGCGCATGACAATGAAGGCGGCGTCTTCAAGGGCGAATGGCCGATCGGCGGAGCGTCGTGA
- a CDS encoding thiamine phosphate synthase codes for MSALLLDPFYLIVDSADWLPLLLPQGARLVQLRVKDREEAALREEIARARDLCAAHGAQLVVNDYWRLAIDLSCDFVHLGQSDLDTADIAAIRAQGIRLGVSTHDEAELERALALAPDYVALGPIYPTLLKQMAFAPQGLEKIGVWKRRIGEIPLVAIGGLTPERARAALAAGADSACVVTDVLRSADPQARTREWVAATRGE; via the coding sequence GTGAGCGCGCTTTTGCTCGATCCCTTTTATCTCATCGTCGACTCGGCGGACTGGTTGCCGCTGCTGCTGCCGCAGGGCGCGCGGCTCGTGCAATTGCGCGTCAAGGATCGCGAGGAGGCGGCGCTGCGCGAGGAGATCGCTCGCGCCCGCGATCTCTGCGCGGCGCATGGCGCGCAGCTCGTCGTCAATGATTATTGGCGGCTCGCCATCGATCTTTCCTGCGATTTCGTGCATCTGGGCCAAAGCGATCTCGACACGGCCGACATCGCCGCGATCAGAGCGCAGGGAATAAGGCTCGGCGTCAGCACCCATGACGAGGCCGAGCTCGAGCGGGCGCTGGCGCTCGCCCCGGATTATGTCGCGCTGGGGCCGATCTATCCGACGCTGCTGAAGCAAATGGCCTTCGCGCCGCAGGGGCTCGAGAAGATCGGCGTCTGGAAGCGCCGCATCGGCGAGATTCCGCTCGTCGCCATCGGCGGGCTGACGCCGGAGCGCGCTCGGGCGGCGCTGGCGGCGGGGGCCGACAGCGCCTGCGTCGTCACCGATGTTCTGCGCTCGGCGGACCCGCAGGCGCGCACGCGCGAATGGGTCGCGGCGACGAGGGGCGAATAG
- the xoxF5 gene encoding lanthanide-dependent methanol dehydrogenase XoxF5, translated as MHKLLLSTSVGILALFGAGVANAADELLDLQKNPKDWVLPTGDYANLRYSKLKQITTENVGKLAPAWSFSTGVLRGHEGAPLVLGDVMYLHTPFPNIVYALDLNNEGKILWKYEPKQDPSVVPVMCCDTVNRGLAYGDGKIFLAQADTTLVALDAKTGKLVWSVKNGDPSKGATSTAAPHVFKDKVFVGIAGGEFGVRGSITAYNVKDGSLAWRGYSEGPDSEVLLDPEKTTHLGKPVGKDSSLKTWEGDQWQIGGGTTWGWYSYDPELNLVYYGSGNPSTWNPKQRPGDNRWSMTLWARDLDTGVAKWVYQMTPHDEWDYDGINEVILADQTIGGVKRKTAVHFDRNGFGYTLDRVTGELLVAEKYDPAVNWATKVDQDKNSPTYGRPLVVSKYSTEQNGEDVNTKGVCPAALGSKDMQPASFSPDTGLFYVPTNHVCMDYEPFRVSYTAGQPYVGATLEMFPPPGDSHMGNFIAWDARAGKIVWSNKEQFSVWSGAVTTSGGLAFYGTLEGYLKAVDVKTGKELYKYKTPSGIIGNVMTYEHKGKQYVAVLSGVGGWAGIGLAAGLSKSNEGLGAVGGYKALSDYTALGGVLTVFSLPDYALPIVAPAN; from the coding sequence ATGCATAAGCTGTTGTTGTCGACTTCGGTGGGGATTCTCGCGCTGTTCGGGGCCGGCGTGGCGAACGCCGCCGACGAGCTTCTCGATCTCCAGAAGAATCCGAAGGATTGGGTTTTGCCGACCGGCGATTACGCCAATCTTCGTTATTCGAAATTGAAGCAGATCACGACCGAGAACGTCGGCAAGCTGGCTCCGGCCTGGAGCTTCTCGACCGGCGTGCTGCGCGGCCACGAAGGCGCGCCGCTGGTGCTCGGCGACGTGATGTATCTGCATACGCCGTTCCCCAATATCGTCTACGCCCTCGACCTCAACAACGAAGGCAAGATCCTCTGGAAGTATGAGCCCAAGCAGGATCCGAGCGTCGTTCCGGTGATGTGCTGCGACACCGTGAACCGCGGCCTCGCCTATGGCGACGGCAAGATTTTCCTGGCCCAGGCCGACACCACCCTCGTCGCTCTCGACGCCAAGACCGGCAAGCTCGTCTGGTCGGTGAAGAACGGCGATCCCTCCAAGGGCGCCACCTCGACCGCCGCTCCGCATGTCTTCAAGGACAAAGTGTTCGTCGGCATCGCCGGCGGCGAGTTCGGCGTGCGCGGCAGCATCACCGCTTATAACGTCAAGGACGGCAGCCTCGCTTGGCGCGGCTATTCGGAAGGCCCGGACTCCGAGGTTCTGCTCGACCCCGAGAAGACCACCCATCTCGGCAAGCCGGTCGGCAAGGATTCGTCGCTCAAGACCTGGGAAGGCGATCAGTGGCAGATCGGCGGCGGCACCACTTGGGGCTGGTATTCCTATGACCCCGAGCTGAACCTCGTCTACTACGGCTCCGGCAATCCCTCGACCTGGAACCCTAAGCAGCGTCCGGGCGACAACCGCTGGTCCATGACGCTGTGGGCGCGCGATCTCGACACCGGCGTCGCCAAATGGGTCTATCAGATGACGCCCCACGACGAGTGGGATTACGACGGCATCAACGAGGTGATCCTGGCCGATCAGACGATCGGCGGCGTCAAGCGCAAGACCGCCGTCCACTTCGACCGCAACGGCTTCGGCTACACGCTCGACCGCGTGACCGGCGAGCTGCTCGTCGCCGAGAAGTATGATCCGGCCGTCAATTGGGCGACCAAGGTCGATCAGGACAAGAACTCGCCGACCTACGGCCGTCCGCTCGTCGTCTCCAAATATTCGACCGAGCAGAATGGCGAGGACGTCAACACCAAGGGCGTCTGCCCGGCGGCTCTCGGCTCCAAGGACATGCAGCCCGCGTCCTTCTCGCCGGACACCGGCCTGTTCTATGTGCCGACCAACCACGTCTGCATGGACTATGAGCCCTTCCGCGTCAGCTACACGGCGGGTCAGCCCTATGTCGGCGCGACGCTGGAGATGTTCCCGCCGCCCGGCGACAGCCATATGGGCAATTTCATCGCTTGGGACGCCCGCGCCGGCAAGATCGTCTGGTCCAACAAGGAGCAGTTCTCGGTCTGGTCCGGAGCGGTCACGACCTCCGGCGGTCTCGCCTTCTACGGCACGCTCGAGGGCTATCTGAAGGCCGTCGACGTCAAGACCGGCAAGGAGCTGTATAAGTACAAGACTCCGTCGGGCATCATCGGCAATGTGATGACCTATGAGCACAAGGGCAAGCAGTATGTCGCGGTGCTTTCGGGCGTCGGCGGCTGGGCCGGCATCGGCCTCGCGGCGGGCCTGTCCAAGAGCAATGAAGGCCTCGGCGCGGTCGGCGGCTATAAGGCGCTGTCCGACTACACCGCTCTCGGCGGCGTGCTGACCGTCTTCTCTCTGCCCGATTACGCTCTGCCGATCGTCGCTCCGGCGAACTGA
- a CDS encoding DUF2852 domain-containing protein, with the protein MGCHRHNRMGAAPGGMGYDARDRFGDCGRSWKPLEIFAMVLGFIVFWPIGLAILLFKVWQRKFGYEGDLFAFAQERAADVQARWQEATGQPSGRSSGGGWRGPGFMRSSGNVAFDDWRESELARLEEERRKLAEAEREFADHIDELRRARDRDEFESFMRARRDHGQPQS; encoded by the coding sequence ATGGGCTGTCATCGTCACAACCGCATGGGCGCCGCCCCTGGCGGAATGGGCTACGACGCGCGCGATCGATTCGGCGACTGCGGACGGTCGTGGAAGCCGCTGGAAATTTTCGCCATGGTGCTCGGCTTCATCGTCTTCTGGCCGATCGGCCTCGCCATTCTGTTGTTCAAGGTCTGGCAGCGCAAATTCGGCTATGAGGGCGATCTCTTCGCCTTCGCGCAGGAGCGCGCCGCCGATGTGCAGGCGCGCTGGCAAGAAGCGACCGGCCAGCCGAGCGGCCGCTCCTCCGGCGGCGGCTGGCGCGGTCCCGGCTTCATGCGCTCCTCGGGCAATGTCGCCTTCGACGATTGGCGCGAGAGCGAGCTCGCCCGCCTCGAGGAGGAGCGCCGCAAGCTCGCCGAGGCCGAGCGCGAATTCGCCGATCATATCGACGAACTGCGCCGCGCCCGCGACCGCGACGAATTCGAATCCTTCATGCGCGCCCGCCGCGATCACGGCCAGCCGCAGAGCTGA
- the thiS gene encoding sulfur carrier protein ThiS gives MRIRVNGQTLEVEAPTLERLIEELGFSEQTVATAVNQEFVRGKDRGETLLVEDDAVEIVTPRQGG, from the coding sequence ATGCGGATCAGGGTGAATGGGCAGACGCTCGAGGTCGAGGCGCCCACGCTCGAGCGGCTCATAGAGGAATTGGGCTTTAGCGAGCAGACCGTCGCCACGGCCGTGAATCAGGAATTCGTGCGCGGCAAGGACCGCGGCGAGACGCTTCTGGTCGAGGACGATGCTGTCGAGATCGTCACGCCGCGGCAGGGAGGGTAA
- a CDS encoding c-type cytochrome, methanol metabolism-related — MGVGTTVRAEAPGDPTAVKEVDGKWFDAKGDPTYKVQADGAVDWYTFSGYRRYHAECHVCHGPNAEGSTYAPALKNSVKTFNYAEFYGIVVGGRENKQAGNDSVMPAFADNKNAMCYIDDLYIYLRARSTEAVGRGRPEKKAEKPAAFAEAEAKCMSAK; from the coding sequence ATGGGTGTTGGAACGACCGTGCGCGCCGAAGCGCCGGGCGACCCGACCGCGGTCAAGGAAGTGGACGGCAAATGGTTCGACGCCAAGGGCGACCCGACCTATAAGGTCCAGGCGGACGGCGCGGTCGACTGGTACACTTTCTCCGGCTATCGTCGCTATCACGCGGAATGCCATGTCTGCCACGGCCCCAACGCCGAAGGCTCGACCTATGCGCCGGCTCTGAAGAATTCGGTCAAGACCTTCAATTACGCCGAGTTCTACGGCATCGTCGTCGGCGGCCGCGAGAACAAGCAGGCGGGCAACGACAGCGTCATGCCGGCTTTCGCGGACAATAAGAACGCGATGTGCTATATCGACGACCTCTACATCTATCTCCGCGCCCGCTCGACCGAAGCGGTCGGCCGCGGCCGACCGGAGAAGAAGGCCGAAAAGCCTGCGGCTTTCGCCGAAGCCGAAGCGAAATGCATGAGCGCCAAATAG
- a CDS encoding FAD-dependent oxidoreductase, with protein MLICVIGAGVAGLTAAFEIARVGAPFGAEVELIEKAAGPGRGCSHYAGGMIAPWCELESAEPIVATLGEEALAFWTQQVPVATIAGSLVVAPPRDRAELSEFSRRTRRFERLDEDGLAALEPALAGRFSGGLYFREEAHLEPRAAMRALFERLETMDNVRIRLCAESAPQADWTIDCRGFSARGELPELRGVKGEMLVLRSEEIELSRPVRMLHPRHPVYIVPRGEGVFMVGATMIENEERSRVTARSIVELVNSAFAIHPAFAEAEIVETGSDVRPAFPDNLPRISRRGHTLYVNGLYRHGFLLAPALARRVARFLFAGEFFPEVMNADQGEWADARGRGAHARAAHRGIGL; from the coding sequence ATGCTGATCTGCGTGATCGGAGCCGGCGTCGCCGGCCTGACCGCGGCTTTCGAGATCGCCCGCGTCGGCGCGCCCTTCGGCGCCGAGGTCGAGCTGATCGAAAAAGCGGCGGGGCCGGGACGCGGCTGCTCTCATTACGCCGGCGGCATGATCGCGCCCTGGTGCGAATTGGAGAGCGCCGAGCCCATCGTCGCCACGCTCGGCGAGGAGGCGCTCGCCTTCTGGACGCAGCAGGTTCCCGTCGCGACGATCGCCGGCAGCCTCGTCGTCGCGCCGCCGCGCGACCGCGCCGAGCTCAGCGAGTTCTCGCGGCGCACACGTCGCTTCGAGAGGCTGGACGAAGACGGCCTCGCCGCTCTCGAGCCGGCGTTGGCCGGGCGTTTTTCGGGCGGCCTCTATTTTCGCGAGGAGGCGCATCTCGAGCCGCGCGCGGCGATGCGGGCGCTGTTCGAGCGGCTCGAGACAATGGACAATGTGAGAATTCGCCTCTGCGCCGAATCGGCGCCGCAGGCGGATTGGACCATCGACTGCCGCGGCTTTTCCGCGCGTGGCGAGCTGCCGGAGCTTCGCGGCGTCAAGGGCGAGATGCTGGTGCTGCGCAGCGAGGAGATCGAATTGTCCCGCCCCGTGCGTATGCTGCATCCGCGCCATCCGGTCTATATCGTCCCGCGGGGGGAGGGGGTGTTCATGGTCGGCGCGACGATGATCGAGAATGAGGAGCGTTCACGCGTCACCGCGCGCTCCATCGTGGAGCTGGTCAATTCGGCTTTCGCGATCCATCCCGCTTTCGCGGAGGCCGAGATCGTCGAGACGGGCTCGGATGTGCGGCCGGCTTTCCCCGACAATCTGCCGCGCATCTCGCGCCGGGGCCACACGCTCTACGTCAATGGGCTCTATCGGCACGGCTTTCTGCTGGCGCCGGCGCTGGCGCGTCGCGTCGCGCGTTTTCTCTTCGCGGGCGAGTTCTTCCCGGAGGTCATGAATGCGGATCAGGGTGAATGGGCAGACGCTCGAGGTCGAGGCGCCCACGCTCGAGCGGCTCATAGAGGAATTGGGCTTTAG
- a CDS encoding outer membrane protein, giving the protein MSTRFCLAAAAIAVTTGCALAADLPSRKAPEPIAAPAPPAIWTGFYAGVNAGYAFQSDSSLALSSVSLSPLAPIIAWAAEANGAFPAGSDGFIGGGQAGYNFQLGNFVLGFEADFQGIAAGGGGSSAFVAAPFGANTFFSQNTASQSLDYLGTARGRVGYLLTPTLLLYGTGGLAYGGARTSASVFQFSAANGFFGGGSTSASDLLVGWTAGGGAEWKFDRNWSVKLEYLYYDLGRLERDFILVRPAGPFAASHTSARFDGHIARVGVNYHFDFGPAPVLARY; this is encoded by the coding sequence ATGTCGACACGATTCTGTCTCGCGGCGGCGGCGATCGCCGTCACGACGGGCTGCGCTCTCGCGGCCGATCTTCCCTCACGCAAAGCGCCGGAGCCGATCGCGGCCCCTGCGCCGCCGGCGATCTGGACCGGCTTCTACGCCGGCGTGAATGCGGGCTACGCCTTCCAGTCCGACAGCAGCCTCGCTCTGTCGTCGGTTTCCCTGTCTCCGCTCGCGCCGATCATCGCTTGGGCGGCGGAGGCGAATGGCGCCTTTCCGGCGGGCTCGGACGGCTTCATCGGCGGCGGACAGGCCGGCTATAATTTTCAGCTCGGCAATTTCGTCCTGGGATTCGAGGCGGATTTCCAGGGGATCGCCGCCGGCGGCGGGGGCTCCAGCGCCTTTGTCGCCGCGCCGTTCGGCGCCAACACCTTCTTCTCGCAAAACACGGCGTCGCAGAGCCTCGACTATCTGGGCACGGCGCGCGGGCGCGTCGGCTATCTGCTGACGCCGACGCTGCTGCTCTATGGGACCGGCGGTCTCGCCTATGGCGGGGCGCGGACCAGCGCTTCGGTGTTCCAATTCTCCGCCGCCAATGGCTTCTTCGGCGGGGGCTCGACGAGCGCGTCCGATTTGCTGGTCGGCTGGACGGCGGGCGGCGGCGCCGAATGGAAGTTCGATCGCAATTGGAGCGTGAAGCTCGAATATCTGTATTACGATCTCGGCCGCCTCGAACGGGATTTCATCCTCGTCCGTCCGGCCGGCCCCTTCGCCGCGTCCCATACTTCGGCGCGCTTCGACGGCCATATCGCGCGTGTGGGCGTGAACTATCACTTCGACTTCGGCCCGGCGCCGGTCCTCGCCAGATATTGA
- a CDS encoding quinoprotein relay system zinc metallohydrolase 2 — translation MLQRTIRQLAIAFFCLVTSAANSFELTEIAPGVFVHQGQMALMTRDNAGDIANLGAIVGEEAIAVIDTGGSRAEGEAFLAALQQRSTKPIRYVVDTHVHPDHIFGNIAFKGTGAVFVGHKNLPRAMATRGPHYLSSFRETMGDLVDDVILVPPSLTVERETILDLGGRQIVLKAWRTAHSDADLTVLDRRSGTLFAGDLLFLRHVPIIDGSLLGFLAVVDELRAIEAVRVVPGHGPAVAPWPQALDAQKAYLDHLTRDLRADVARGATLAESVKTAGRGERPAWLLFDDYHARNATAGFAELEWEAP, via the coding sequence ATGCTGCAACGCACTATTCGACAGCTCGCCATCGCGTTCTTCTGTCTCGTCACGAGCGCCGCGAACAGCTTCGAGCTGACGGAGATCGCGCCCGGCGTATTCGTCCATCAGGGCCAGATGGCCTTGATGACCCGCGACAACGCGGGCGACATCGCCAATCTCGGAGCGATCGTCGGCGAGGAGGCGATCGCGGTCATCGACACGGGGGGCAGCCGCGCCGAGGGGGAGGCGTTTCTCGCTGCATTGCAACAGCGCTCGACCAAGCCCATCCGCTATGTCGTCGACACACATGTCCATCCGGACCATATTTTCGGGAATATTGCCTTCAAAGGAACGGGAGCCGTCTTCGTCGGGCACAAAAATCTGCCGCGCGCCATGGCGACGCGCGGCCCGCATTATCTGTCTTCTTTCCGCGAGACGATGGGAGACCTCGTCGACGATGTGATTCTGGTTCCGCCGAGCCTCACAGTGGAGCGCGAGACGATTCTCGATCTCGGCGGCCGCCAGATCGTGCTGAAGGCCTGGCGCACCGCCCATAGCGACGCCGACCTCACCGTGCTCGATCGGCGGAGCGGCACGCTATTCGCCGGCGATCTCCTGTTTCTGCGCCATGTGCCGATCATCGACGGCAGCCTGCTCGGCTTCCTCGCCGTCGTCGACGAATTGCGGGCGATCGAGGCGGTCCGGGTCGTCCCGGGCCATGGGCCGGCCGTCGCGCCCTGGCCACAGGCGCTCGACGCGCAAAAGGCCTATCTCGACCACCTCACCCGCGATCTGCGGGCCGATGTCGCGAGAGGGGCGACGCTCGCCGAATCGGTGAAGACGGCCGGCCGCGGCGAGAGGCCCGCTTGGCTGCTCTTCGACGATTATCACGCCCGCAACGCCACGGCCGGTTTCGCCGAGCTCGAATGGGAGGCCCCTTGA
- a CDS encoding thiazole synthase — protein MSKPDDLVVYDARLSSRFLLGTARYPSPAILAEAIRAAGVEIVTVSLRREAGGSRAGESFWRLIREIGVRVLPNTAGCRTAKEAVATAQMARELFGTNWIKLEVIGEEDTLQPDVFGLVEAARILCDDGFCVFPYTTEDLVVADKLLDAGCRVLMPWASPIGSGRGINNLFGLRALRAHFPDTPLIVDAGLGAPSQAAAVMELGFDAALLNTAVARARDPVVMARAFALAIEAGRAAYLSGLIEPRDMAEPSTPILGRAFDDGRKA, from the coding sequence ATGAGCAAGCCCGACGACCTCGTCGTCTATGATGCGAGACTGTCCTCCCGTTTCCTGCTCGGAACGGCGCGCTATCCTTCGCCTGCGATTCTCGCCGAGGCGATCCGCGCCGCGGGCGTGGAGATCGTCACCGTCTCGCTGCGGCGGGAGGCCGGGGGCTCGCGGGCGGGCGAAAGCTTCTGGCGGCTCATTCGCGAGATCGGCGTGCGCGTGCTGCCCAACACAGCCGGCTGCCGCACGGCCAAGGAGGCCGTCGCCACCGCGCAAATGGCGCGCGAGCTGTTCGGAACCAATTGGATCAAGCTCGAGGTCATCGGCGAGGAGGACACGCTCCAACCCGATGTGTTCGGCCTCGTCGAGGCGGCGCGCATCCTTTGCGACGACGGCTTTTGCGTCTTTCCCTATACGACCGAGGATCTCGTCGTCGCGGACAAGCTGCTCGACGCCGGCTGCCGCGTGCTGATGCCCTGGGCGTCGCCCATCGGCTCGGGCCGCGGGATCAATAATCTCTTCGGCCTGCGGGCGCTGCGCGCGCATTTTCCCGATACGCCGCTCATCGTCGACGCCGGCCTCGGTGCGCCCTCGCAGGCCGCGGCGGTCATGGAGCTCGGCTTCGACGCGGCGCTGCTCAACACCGCCGTCGCCCGCGCGCGCGATCCCGTCGTTATGGCGCGCGCCTTCGCGCTCGCCATAGAGGCCGGCCGCGCGGCCTATCTCTCCGGCCTCATCGAGCCGCGCGACATGGCGGAGCCTTCGACGCCGATCCTCGGCCGGGCCTTCGACGATGGGCGCAAGGCGTGA
- a CDS encoding TetR/AcrR family transcriptional regulator codes for MTIKRKYHHGALKEALVEAALELIAEGGPASLSLTEAAKRVGVTAAAPYRHFASRDELLNEVARRGFLSFGSALEKAWDEGRPDAATAMWRMCAGYLAFARLEPGLYSAMFGSVATLSTEASADAADHALDILWRSVVALLQQRGAPAQGARKLALQLWALAHGVAMLSISGHLDAAKGLDPVPVLDAAARNLMEAAIRRAETAPG; via the coding sequence ATGACCATCAAGCGCAAATATCACCATGGCGCCCTCAAAGAGGCGCTGGTCGAAGCGGCGCTCGAGCTCATCGCCGAAGGCGGGCCGGCCAGTCTCAGCCTCACCGAGGCGGCCAAGCGCGTCGGCGTGACGGCGGCGGCGCCCTATCGCCATTTCGCCAGCCGCGACGAATTGCTCAACGAGGTGGCGCGGCGCGGATTCCTCTCCTTCGGCTCGGCGCTCGAAAAAGCCTGGGACGAAGGACGGCCCGACGCGGCGACCGCCATGTGGCGCATGTGCGCCGGCTATCTCGCCTTCGCCCGCCTGGAGCCCGGCCTCTACAGCGCCATGTTCGGCTCGGTGGCGACGCTCTCGACCGAGGCCTCGGCCGACGCCGCCGATCATGCGCTGGACATTCTCTGGCGCTCGGTCGTGGCCCTCCTCCAGCAGCGCGGCGCGCCCGCGCAGGGCGCGCGCAAGCTCGCGCTGCAGCTGTGGGCGCTCGCCCATGGCGTCGCCATGCTGTCGATCTCCGGCCATCTCGACGCCGCCAAGGGCCTCGATCCCGTCCCCGTGCTCGACGCGGCCGCGCGCAATCTGATGGAGGCCGCCATCCGCCGAGCGGAAACCGCGCCAGGCTGA